Part of the Ziziphus jujuba cultivar Dongzao chromosome 8, ASM3175591v1 genome is shown below.
aaaaataaaaatgataaaaaataaaaattgaagaaagaTATCAAAGAAGGATAGATAACcctaaaatagaaaacataaagGCAAAGAGAGTTCAACCGctaaaaaattagttaaaatagcTAATCTTACATTTCTCCATTATTTAGATTAGGGGGATTTCTTAGTGATTAATACATAAGTATCACAAGCATATCGAAAACGCAAGTCAAACTgctatatgaaaaaattaatgtttatcagttttaatataaagatcaatttttatatagatTATGATGAATTCACTTATGATGAATTCACTCAATTGTGTAAGaagaatataatttaatacCAAATCAAACACTGAAAGACCATCCTTACCATGAAAAGTTAAGTGACTTAAAATACATAGTTTTCCACCGCAGGGTAGAAATTACAACCAACAATACTTGTACATGCAAAGCAAAATACATTGAAGACCCAAGTACAGTGACAACTCTGACACTTCAAACCCATACCTGAGCATATATACAAGGAGAAGGATAGGCTTCTGGATCCCTTGATACAGCATGCAGTGACAAAGATAAGAAATCGACTGCATATCCTTTTTCCCTGTCAACATCACTCAACCAAACCACTTTCCTGCAAAAACACCATCAGTATATCTAATGTAATTGTTTGACATAGAACTATTCCCAAGCTTAGGTATTATAGCATGCATCGCATTAGTTCTCAAACGTTATCACAGCAGGCCTGAAATTTATTTACAAGCCGCTTCAAAAAACCGTGTCAATGTtttcaatagaaataaataaactctTTGCCATTTGTCAGACTTTTgtgaataccaaaaaaaaaaattactatgtaATATCAATTTCTTTGCTTTTCCCTTCAATTGTTTCACAATTAAAAGAGGAAAGTTAAACTATGCGCCCCTTTGTGATGAATAATTTTAAAGTCGTAGACTAATTACCAAACTCAAACAGCTAAAAAGAAGACAGAAAAAAAGCTAATtgagaaagaaattaaattgtgacgaaaaaccaaaaagaaaaacagaacagAATATGCATATtctaaaaactttaatttttcacaaaaatgtgtaaatttcctttttttttttttcattttatttttctttgatgatTATATGTTCCAAAAATAGGTTAAAGGTACGAAACTTAGTCTCTATAGAATCAATTGAAGTGAGAGCATCTCTTTTAgcacccaccaaaaaaaaaaaaaaaaaatgcagcaaAAAATAATATGCTAACGAATTAAGGTtggaaaaaactttattttgcattttctcGGCAACCAAACATATCGACGTAGAGAGAAAAAGGAGAGGGCATACTTAGTTGAGATATAAAGAGTGCCAGGAGACTCGGGAGGGCGATTGCCAAGAACAATGGAAACGCCGGGCTGAACATGCATGAGCTCCTCGCCATTATCGGCATCCAGAAATGGTTCCCCAGCACCTTCTCCAACTCTCTCATTGAACTCTCTGATTCCGTACACCATCTTCTTTCACGGTGACTTTGGCATGTACCGTCTCTAGTTTCTCTAGGGTTTTGAGGGTTTTGGTAAAGCGCCAAATATCTTTTAGGGGCGAGTAAAATAACTGTAATAAATCGACGCGGTGGGAAATATAAAATCTCGAATCTACTACTAATGGAAGGTTTGGGCCTACAAGCCCAAAATTTTATAACCCCGTCctactttatttatattttttgtagttgtcgtttttcttttgtaattttactTTTGGAAGTAAAAATATGTAATACAAAGCAGCcgtttctttttcaaattttgcacGACAGAGCATCCATTTTTGAGAAACCCTTTCTGGGTTTCATCGGCCAAATGCCCAACATTCATTAAGTGTTTAAACAAGGTTTTTAGTTATAATCCATTTTTGTAAAACCTTTTTCGGGTTTCATCGGCCAAATGCCCAACATTCATAAAGTTTTTCCTACTGTTTAGACAAGTTCTAAATTATAACATTTTACGGTTGTTTTCCGTTAATGATAAACAGTTTGTTATACTATATTAAAACCGTATTTAATAGCTCatgaaatgaaaatgagaaattTGACAAACAgaagttttccaaataatttgacatttaataaaaaaaatttctaataaacTTAAAGAAGTAGATTCTTAGTTGACTGCGAAATTctagaaaaaattgaagaactGCAAAACTCAGCTAGAATATAGAACAAgtaaaattcaaactaaaaatttactttCCAACCAaggttaaataataataaagtaccaaaataaaaagcaaatatcTAAAAGCCAAATACAAAGTCTTCGGTCTCAGTTCTTAGTTCTCTATTTCATAAAAAGCATAACAAAATCTTCAGAGTCCCAACATTTGCATTCCACAAGCTACCCAAAACTGTGGCGACTTGACCTAAGCAACAAGGGTGCTGGCAGTTGTTGACTCGCTGCAGATTAAAAAAACCATGTCAGTAACAACAACAAACCGATTCTAGAAGACACCAACTAGATAGCCATATTTTAGAGGCCACAAAGTTATTTTGGTAaccccccccacaaaaaaaaacaaaaaaaaaagggattattATTTGAGGAATTAATCATTTGTACAGAGGAAGtcagtaaaaaataaaacttatgcATTTGTGGAAGCCACGGTTattttaacaacaaaataaCAGGTTATACACAAAAATACTGATCACAAGACCAAATTAACGTTTCCACTAGAAGCCATGAAAAGAAAACACATGCCTCACGCACCTCAAATTAACTTTGAATGAAAAGCATATACAATTTAAGCCGAGTTGATAAATTTACTTGATACATGACTAAAATAAGATACACATGGAGGTATGAATTTGCCATCATTTCCATAATAAAGCATATAAACTTAGTTCAAGAAGTTATGACAAACTAAACTAAAGTTGCTGAACTCAATTTGGATTGCAACGCTGCAATGTAacctaaatcaaaataattctACCAGAATTTCAACAAAAGCCTTTCTATCAAAAAGTATTTGGAGAGCAACTCATAGTTGAAATAATCTTACAAGCAGAAAACTACCATATCTAACCAAAAAgcacagaaaataaaaaaaaggggataAACATGTTCACCTATCAAAAGAATGCCTACAGAAGTAGCAGTATAATCCATAACTATACAAGCACGTTAAGATTGGCAAAGGATTTAGACAGCTTACTATTTCCAGACCGGAGGAAGcttctttgttttcttgtaATAGCGAGCAAGCCTATGAATCCTGCTCTCAACCAAAATCAAACGGAACTTGGAATCCTTATCCTTCCTGTTCCTCTCGAGATGCTTTCTAATTGAGACTGCCTTCTTGATAAGATGATACAGATCCTCTGGAATTTCAGGAGCAAGAGCTACCAAAGCAAAACAAGTGTCAACaaactataaaaaaacaaatcgcAAAAAGCAAAGCTATAAATGAAACTAAAAGCAGACTATCAGGCACCtgaaaaatgtttataaaaagaaaaagtttgggAAACCAAACTTCCATTTCCATCATTTAATAGACAAAGGGTCAACCAAAAAGATAAAGTTTATCTCATTATACAAGTACAACAGGGTTTTTAATCAAAcagcaaaaaccaaattaaaagaaggtaataaaaaaattatttattcactctaaaatatttaacaagtAATTACCAGCAGCTAACTACTACAATctcatcccccccccccccaaaaaaaaaaaaaaaaaaggaaaattccaaATGCCAAATGTTGCAATCATAAAATGGGTCTCCAATCCCACATACAAGTTCAATACAATTGTATATTAGCAAAGCCACATTAATGAAAAACAAATTCTACGAAATAGAAAAAAGTATACCGTGAGCCTTGAGAATACGCAGGATCTTGCTACCGGTAACACTCTTGACCTGAGCAATACCGTGAGAATCACGAAGAATCACACCGATCTGAGAAGGTGTCAAACCCTTCTTCGCGAATTTGCAAATGTTCTCCTCAACCTATAAACCAAAACCCTCATTTTATGAACACAAAtcgaaacaaaaaaatcaataaaaaaatatttaaacattcaGCGGAAAATTGCCTTACATCTTGAGAAGAAATCTTAAGCCAACTAGGTGGAGTTCTCTTATAAGGCAGAGCAGAGGCGGATATACCCTTACTGTAAAAACCGCAAATACATACACATAATCAGATACTAAAACACCTATACACACTCAACCATGGTAGGAAGGAGAGAAAGAGTGTATACCCGCGACTGTGCATACGACCCATGGTTGCGGCAACGTAGATGGAGCTTTCCCTGCTTCAAGGTTCTTCGAAAACAAAACCACACAAACCCTAGCGGCCTCGCTCCTGGTTAAAGGATCGTTTTCTCTGGGTTTATATACGAAGAGCGATTCTACAATGGGCCATAGCCCAGGGTTCCAGCCCCActttaattctttttaaaagAGGCCCAATTTAAATGTTATATGGATCACTAGTGCAGTCAACACCCGAACGTCAATTCTTGTTTTGATACTagggattattatttattttaaattttttttttttcagacatACAATAGAATCTTGAGTTGAAcgtttttttctaagatttTGAATCTTGACTTTAGATGGGAAGataattataatgtttttttttttcttgttcgaAATTGATATGGGTCAGGAATCGGCGCTAACCATAAAGACGTGCAATGTGAAATCAACTACTTTCAACTATATAACCACTATTTGGCCTGGTCCGGTGGTCGAGAAGCCACTGCTTACGCCAGAGATGCGTGAGTTCGCTGATACGGGGGGAGGCATAGGGGtcagcaaaataaaattaaaaataaaaataaaaaaatcactatTTGAAATTAGTATAATATTCAAGATCAAtcatttttaaccttaaaaaaaagaaaagaaaaaaatatcaataattattattattgttattattattattttatgaatattagGTCAAGGTCTCATGATTTAATATGTATCATGGAAGTGAAGTTTTCCCATCATAGTTTATTCaaaaattgtcatttttttatatcaaaattagggagattcaaatttaaatttttgtccaaaaaacaTATTGATCCCCAAAAAAGGCCAAAACATGGATGTTTAATGGGGGAATAAATTACAATATGTAGCATCAGGACTTTTCTGCCCCCAttaggaagaagaaaaattcCACAGCGTCCAGCATAAATCGAGCAGTCCTTTATATTTGAATTAGACTAACCATTTGTTATATTTTGACTGAATCTAAACTGCTATTCAATTCAAACTTAAGTTTAATCAATTATGTGTTTACTCAGTTTTAAATCTTATTAGCACATATACTTATTTACTTGACCAAATTTATACTGCTAATCAAGAtttattatctatataataaattgtGTGATTAATGATAAAACTTTCATGTTCACCCTCTTACATTTTCGgggataaaaaatataaaagagaaattACAGTAACAATACATTTTAGGAGATTTTAAAATGTCATTCTAGAAAGAAAGCAGCTTATTAATTATTCATCCCTATATTGTATCAATTATTGTATATGTATAACTCGTAGTCACCCAGTTATTTAGTGtaaataagtttttatttttttaagtaaaacttaaacaaattaaattatgacAGTGACGTTATAAGTGTTATAatcatattattcttttattacaCCGTGATTGTTAcggataaatatttatttgtggAAGAGAATTAATAATACGTGTAACAAATAGACTggcttgaatatttttatttttatttttattttttttaaagaaagaagaTATATTACATCATTGAAAGGTCGAATGTGTCCTTTGATCGAAGAAAATGAAGGCGGTTAGAAAAATCAGAACCACGAAGGCGGGAACTGCACAAGTAGCTTCCAAAGTCATGGTCATAGAATCAAATcagtattttcttttattttgttttttagttttcatataTCTTTATAAAAATAGCTTGAAGTAGAGAGTTTCTGCATAGTTGCTTAATTCTACAACCCGTTTGGAAAGAAAGATGAAGATGAAAGCTACTAAAACAGGCGTTTCTTCTTCGCTACT
Proteins encoded:
- the LOC107414706 gene encoding small ribosomal subunit protein uS15, whose product is MGRMHSRGKGISASALPYKRTPPSWLKISSQDVEENICKFAKKGLTPSQIGVILRDSHGIAQVKSVTGSKILRILKAHALAPEIPEDLYHLIKKAVSIRKHLERNRKDKDSKFRLILVESRIHRLARYYKKTKKLPPVWKYESTTASTLVA